From Anopheles darlingi chromosome 2, idAnoDarlMG_H_01, whole genome shotgun sequence, the proteins below share one genomic window:
- the LOC125950285 gene encoding alpha-amylase 1-like: protein MRVLVVAVLVAVAFASLAVAQFNPHQWADRSGIVHLFEWKWNDIAAECENFLAPRGYAGVQVSPPTENAIIGGNFGRPWWERYQPMSYQLVTRSGSEAQFASMVRRCNDVGVRIYVDLVINHMADLAGGGGTGGSTASRPDFSFPGVPFSRLDFNAPCRIYNYNDAIEVRNCQLGGLPDLNQGVAWVRDKIVELMNHLIGLGVAGFRVDAVKHMWPGDLQAIYSRMNNLPTSHGFPAGARPFLTQEVIDLGGEAVTRDEYTHLGTVTEFRHSAEIGRVFRGRNAFRHLTNWGTGWGFLPSHLALVFVDNHDNQRGHGSGGSEVLTHQVPRNYKMATAFMLAHPFGIVRVMSSFSFTDTEQGPPQDASGNLLSPTFNPDNSCGPGWVCEHRWRQIYNMIGFRNAVAGTQINDWWDNGNFQMAFCRGNRGFIAFNLESFDLNQNLQTCLPAGAYCDVISGDLVNGACTGNTITVGADGRAQIVLPANAYDGVLAIHANSRV from the coding sequence ATGCGCGTGCTAGTGGTCGCGGTGCTAGTCGCGGTGGCGTTTGCCAGCCTTGCCGTGGCACAGTTCAACCCCCATCAGTGGGCCGATCGGAGTGGTATCGTGCATCTGTTCGAATGGAAGTGGAACGACATTGCGGCCGAATGCGAAAACTTCCTCGCACCACGTGGTTACGCCGGTGTGCAGGTGTCTCCACCGACGGAGAACGCCATCATCGGAGGTAACTTCGGGCGTCCGTGGTGGGAACGGTACCAACCAATGTCCTACCAGCTCGTAACGCGCTCCGGCAGCGAGGCACAGTTCGCTAGCATGGTCCGCCGGTGTAACGACGTCGGTGTGCGCATCTACGTCGATCTGGTCATCAACCATATGGCCGATCTggcgggtggtggcggtaccgGCGGTAGCACGGCCTCCCGCCCCGACTTCTCCTTCCCCGGGGTACCGTTCAGTCGGCTCGACTTCAATGCCCCCTGTCGGATCTACAACTACAACGATGCGATCGAGGTGCGCAACTGCCAGCTCGGTGGACTGCCCGATCTGAACCAGGGTGTCGCGTGGGTACGCGACAAAATCGTCGAACTGATGAACCATCTGATCGGGCTCGGGGTGGCCGGTTTCCGTGTCGATGCCGTCAAGCACATGTGGCCCGGCGATCTGCAGGCCATCTACAGCCGCATGAACAATCTGCCAACATCGCACGGATTTCCGGCCGGCGCTAGGCCCTTCCTTACGCAGGAGGTGATCGATCTGGGCGGTGAGGCGGTGACGCGCGATGAGTACACGCACCTCGGTACGGTGACGGAGTTCCGCCATTCGGCCGAAATCGGACGGGTATTCCGGGGACGGAACGCATTCCGGCATCTCACCAACTGGGGCACCGGCTGGGGCTTCCTGCCATCCCATCTGGCGCTGGTGTTTGTCGACAATCACGATAACCAGCGTGGCCACGGGAGCGGTGGTTCGGAGGTGCTAACGCACCAGGTACCAAGGAACTACAAAATGGCGACCGCGTTCATGTTGGCCCATCCGTTCGGTATCGTGCGCGTTATGAGTTCGTTTTCGTTCACGGACACGGAGCAAGGGCCACCGCAGGATGCGTCCGGTAATCTGCTGTCGCCGACCTTCAACCCGGACAACAGCTGTGGACCGGGTTGGGTGTGTGAGCATCGGTGGCGTCAGATCTACAACATGATCGGTTTCCGGAATGCCGTCGCCGGGACGCAGATTAACGATTGGTGGGACAATGGTAACTTTCAGATGGCGTTCTGCCGTGGCAATCGGGGCTTTATTGCGTTCAATTTGGAGTCGTTCGATCTGAACCAGAACCTCCAGACGTGCCTACCGGCCGGTGCCTACTGTGATGTGATTTCGGGCGATCTAGTGAATGGTGCGTGTACCGGGAACACCATCACGGTAGGCGCTGACGGTCGTGCCCAGATTGTGCTGCCGGCGAACGCTTACGACGGGGTCCTAGCAATTCACGCCAACTCGCGTGTTTAG
- the LOC125950287 gene encoding alpha-amylase 2-like, producing the protein MRAFVCMLLAMAAVAVNGQFDTHQWGDRSGIVHLFEWKWNDIAAECENFLAPNGYGGVQVSPPTENAVVWSPRRPWWERYQPISYNLNTRSGSETEFANMVRRCNAVGVRIYVDLVINHMAAITSNGGTGGSTGNAGGMEFPAVPYGRNDFNPVCTINNYNNPVEVRNCQLVGLPDLNQGNQWVRDRIVDLMNKMVGYGVAGFRVDAVKHMWPGDLQAIYSRMNNLPTDQGFPGGAKPFITQEVIDLGGEAISKDEYTHLGTVTEFRFSAEIGRAFRGNNALRWLVNWGPEWGFLPSHLGLVFVDNHDNQRGHGAGGDQVLTHKVPKQYKMANAFMLAHPYGIPRVMSSFFFNDGDQGPPQDDNGNLVSPSFNADGSCGGGWACEHRWRQIYNMVGFRNAVAGTSLNDWWDNGNNQIAFCRGGRGFVAFNNEGYDLNQSLQTCLPAGTYCDVISGSKSGGSCTGASVTVGGDGRANIFISANADDGVLAIHANSRL; encoded by the exons ATGCGTGCCTTCGTGTGCATGCTGTTGGCCATggccgccgtggccgtgaaTGGCCAGTTCGATACACACCAGTGGGGTGACCGGAGCGGTATCGTGCATCTGTTcgagtggaagtggaacgaCATTGCGGCCGAGTGCGAAAACTTCCTCGCCCCGAATGGATACGGTGGTGTGCAGGTATCGCCACCGACGGAGAATGCCGTCGTCTGGAGCCCGCGCCGTCCGTGGTGGGAACGGTACCAACCGATCTCGTACAACCTGAACACACGCTCCGGTTCGGAGACCGAATTCGCGAACATGGTACGCCGGTGTAACGCCGTCGGTGTCCGCATCTACGTCGATCTGGTCATCAACCATATGGcggccatcaccagcaacggtGGAACCGGTGGTTCGACCGGTAACGCCGGCGGTATGGAGTTCCCGGCCGTACCGTACGGTCGGAATGACTTCAACCCGGTCTGTACGatcaacaactacaacaatcCGGTCGAGGTGCGCAACTGTCAGCTCGTGGGGCTGCCCGATCTGAACCAAGGTAACCAGTGGGTGCGTGACCGTATCGTGGATTTGATGAACAAGATGGTCGGTTACGGTGTGGCCGGTTTCCGTGTCGATGCCGTCAAGCACATGTGGCCCGGCGATCTGCAGGCCATCTACAGCCGCATGAACAACCTGCCGACGGATCAGGGCTTCCCGGGTGGCGCTAAGCCGTTCATCACGCAGGAGGTGATCGATCTGGGCGGTGAGGCGATCAGCAAGGACGAGTACACGCACCTCGGTACGGTGACGGAGTTCCGCTTCTCGGCCGAAATCGGTCGTGCGTTCCGTGGTAACAATGCGCTCCGGTGGCTCGTCAACTGGGGCCCGGAGTGGGGCTTCCTGCCTTCCCATCTCGGTCTGGTGTTTGTCGACAATCACGATAACCAGCGCGGTCATGGAGCGGGTGGTGATCAGGTGCTGACGCATAAGGTGCCGAAGCAGTACAAGATGGCGAATGCGTTCATGTTGGCCCACCCGTACGGTATTCCGCGTGTCATGAGCTCGTTCTTCTTCAACGATGGTGACCAGGGACCGCCGCAGGATGACAATGGTAACCTGGTGTCGCCCAGCTTCAACGCGGACGGATCGTGCGGTGGTGGATGGGCTTGTGAGCACCGGTGGCGTCAGATCTACAATATGGTCGGTTTCCGGAATGCCGTCGCCGGTACGTCGCTCAACGATTGGTGGGACAATGGTAACAACCAGATCGCTTTCTGCCGCGGTGGCCGTGGATTCGTCGCGTTCAACAATGAGGGTTACGATCTGAACCAGAGCCTCCAGACGTGTCTGCCGGCCGGTACGTACTGCGATGTGAtctcgggcagcaaatcgggCGGTAGCTGCACCGGTGCCAGCGTTACGGTCGGTGGTGACGGCCGTGCCAACATCTTCATCTCGGCCAACGCCGACGACGGTGTGCTCGCGATCCATGCCAAC TCGAGACTGTAA